A region from the Dehalococcoides mccartyi CG5 genome encodes:
- a CDS encoding ECF subfamily RNA polymerase sigma factor, BldN family: MQTERHLVELARQKDEQAFARLYEEYFDKIYRYIALKIGNKMEAEDLTQQVFMNALRSMSSFKWQDNTPFSAWLYRIAHNQIVDYLRKKSRQPTVDIEIVAPLACADDPVETTEVNIDYEKFVKVSAKLTPAQQEVISLRFSSDLPIAEVAKIMNRTPGAVKALQHSAVSSLRRMLSGA; the protein is encoded by the coding sequence GTGCAAACAGAAAGACACCTGGTTGAGCTTGCTCGACAAAAAGATGAGCAGGCATTTGCCAGACTATATGAGGAATATTTCGATAAAATTTATCGCTATATTGCTTTGAAGATTGGCAACAAAATGGAGGCCGAGGATTTGACCCAACAGGTCTTTATGAACGCTCTCCGGTCTATGTCTTCCTTTAAATGGCAAGATAATACACCATTCTCTGCCTGGCTATACCGTATTGCCCATAACCAGATTGTAGACTACCTGAGGAAGAAAAGCCGCCAGCCCACGGTGGATATAGAGATAGTTGCCCCGCTGGCTTGTGCCGATGACCCGGTGGAAACTACCGAAGTAAATATAGACTATGAGAAGTTTGTGAAGGTATCTGCCAAACTTACCCCCGCCCAGCAGGAGGTAATTTCCCTGCGGTTTTCTTCGGATTTGCCTATCGCCGAGGTGGCCAAAATAATGAACAGAACTCCGGGTGCGGTCAAGGCGCTGCAGCACAGTGCGGTATCCTCACTCCGCCGAATGCTCTCTGGAGCGTGA